In Spirosoma aureum, a single genomic region encodes these proteins:
- a CDS encoding FISUMP domain-containing protein codes for MARTAKKQHPVTLPIFLITLFTLAFTSCKKDQESQPTPQVTTVLISGKEYPATTIGSQVWTITNYDGPDGLLYKSGTEKPEYGRYYTFDEARAVPIPSGWRLPTLQDYVTLAESQGVVFTDHRATGQEAIKKLTSTTNWRTIHGTNTSGFNAHPAGYSFQNSAPLDGDISEFWLADGNTISIQEAASGKAHSIIFYTTNSPDYRFNLRFVKNAQ; via the coding sequence ATGGCACGTACAGCTAAAAAACAGCATCCAGTTACACTACCTATTTTTTTAATAACCCTGTTCACGCTGGCATTTACTTCCTGTAAAAAGGATCAGGAAAGCCAGCCCACTCCCCAGGTTACCACCGTCCTCATTAGTGGAAAAGAATACCCGGCTACGACCATAGGCAGTCAGGTCTGGACGATAACCAATTACGATGGTCCAGATGGATTGCTGTATAAATCCGGCACTGAAAAGCCTGAATATGGACGGTATTACACCTTCGATGAAGCCAGGGCCGTGCCAATTCCCAGTGGATGGCGGCTCCCAACATTGCAGGATTACGTGACACTGGCGGAAAGTCAGGGAGTAGTTTTTACCGATCATCGGGCAACTGGACAGGAGGCAATAAAAAAGCTGACCTCAACAACCAACTGGCGAACTATTCACGGCACGAATACATCGGGTTTCAACGCGCATCCAGCTGGATACAGCTTCCAGAACAGTGCACCTCTGGATGGTGACATCAGTGAATTCTGGTTAGCAGATGGTAACACCATCAGTATTCAGGAGGCTGCTTCCGGCAAAGCACATTCGATCATCTTTTATACGACGAACAGCCCTGATTATCGCTTTAATCTGCGGTTTGTCAAGAATGCACAATAA
- a CDS encoding VOC family protein, with amino-acid sequence MATKIFVNLPVKDLNKSIDFFAKLGYSFNPQFTDENATSMIISEDIYAMLLVEPFFKTFIKTDIADATKVTEALICLSADSREAVDVLVDKAIAAGATTPNEPMDQGFMYGRSFQDLDGHHWEIMYMDPAAINQEQPAAEASAA; translated from the coding sequence ATGGCAACCAAAATTTTTGTAAACCTGCCCGTTAAAGACCTCAACAAATCGATCGATTTTTTCGCTAAACTTGGGTATTCCTTTAACCCACAGTTTACGGACGAGAACGCAACCAGCATGATTATCAGTGAAGATATTTATGCTATGCTGCTCGTAGAGCCCTTCTTCAAAACGTTTATAAAAACCGACATTGCCGATGCCACCAAAGTAACGGAAGCGCTTATCTGCCTCTCTGCCGATAGCCGGGAAGCCGTGGACGTACTGGTTGATAAAGCCATTGCGGCTGGTGCTACAACACCAAATGAGCCTATGGATCAGGGCTTTATGTATGGCCGTAGCTTCCAGGATCTGGACGGTCATCATTGGGAGATCATGTATATGGACCCAGCGGCTATCAATCAGGAGCAACCGGCGGCTGAGGCCAGTGCCGCTTAA